Below is a genomic region from Triticum dicoccoides isolate Atlit2015 ecotype Zavitan chromosome 5A, WEW_v2.0, whole genome shotgun sequence.
atatagtaattatgaccactgacagaagtctgagcaggaccccatacatctgaaaacacaagttctaacggatgtttcacctcacgactggactccgaaaaaggaagttgatgactcttcccctgctgacaagcatcacacactgctacatctttattactagacaaactaggaagctcatgacgacgcaaaatatgacggacaataggtgtggccgggttaccaagacgagcatgccactgtgacggagagacccgaactccactgaaaacgcgagcgacaccaggatgctccagacggtagaggccctggcacaaccgcccactaagaagaatgtccctcgtgccccgatccttaataaaaagatcaaaagggtgaaattcacaaagcacattattatcacgtgcgagtttaggaactgaaagaagattgcgggtcacagatggaacgcgaagaacattgcgaagctgaagactcctattggcatgtctagtgagaagagatgcttgaccaatatgagagatgtgcatacctgctccattggcggtgtggatcttgtcggagccatgatagggttcacgagtgtgaagcttccccagctcgctggtcagatgctctgtcgccccagagtccatgtaccagtgtggatcgatggagtaggactgagtgtgtccctggtgcttctgcggcgcgggacgatcagccatggcgacctgacgggcattgttgcgtgtatctttgccgtcattgccaagaccaaggaagcttcgctcgaagcgcttatgacacttggaggcctagtgcccatcgcggccacaaagctgacacacacgtggaccgccagcccccggtaaggtcgcagtaggtgggggggccgaggcgggcgacggtggaagccccaagggagaccggggtgatgaagaagagcggccacccttggtggcgacgTTGGCCAAGagagagccagtgcccctggtgcggcgagtctcgacccgttgctcagtgagaagaagccgagagaaaacctcgtgtgccaacatgggtgtcgagttaccccgctcgttgatgatctcgactaaggcatcatactcctcatcaagaccattgacaataaacgagttgaactcggagtcggtgaggggctgtccaatggaggccaatgtgttggcaaggcccttgaccttgttgtagaactcagtggccgtggagtcaagcttctgacactctccaagctgacgacggagtgcagagacacgagcctgggactgcgctgcaaaggtgcgctcaaggatggtccaggcctcatgagacgtcttcgcgaagacaacaaggccggcaactgtcggcgagagcgacccctggatggaggagaggtttgcctggtcctgccccgtccagacgcaatgggccggattgtagaccggaccgtgcacgctgtctaccagcgcgggtgggcagggaagcgatccgtcgacgtagcctagcaggtagtgactccccaagagcgggagaacctgcgcacgccagaagatgtagttgtctgcggagagcttgatggtgatgagatgaccgaagtgaaatggcggcggcgaagacgatcccatcgaggaggctgcctggagtgcaaacaccatggaggcagccggaggcaccgaagccgatgcgggaggaggcgggaccgcagccagggcgggcgccgcaaagctcgcggccggtgcggacgccgcaaggcccgcggccggggcggacgccgccaaccccgccagcggggcggtgtgatccgctcgcggcaggagcggcgggacgacactTGCGGAATCCGCAGCGGACGgcagcgccgcggtgtggaccacgaggtcacgcctgagcgagggcgccggcggcgtggagaagacggagccgatgctccttgtcccgatcggagccggaacggagacggcatcgagcgggaggttgagcagagccgcaagagaggccgggaggaagcccgcagcagtggaaccggtggtggcggcgctcgacatggcggcggcgcgatcggtggcgcggcggcggcggtgaaggcggcggcggctgcggcggcggtgcgggtattagggtttagaagcggaagcgatcgtaacctagcgtgataccatgtaagacaataagttttgggaaccagcacaaccctctaggggtggcttatctcattatatataatagttgtgttacaatacgtacataggtacagaagttatacatagtctaacacagcCCCGCGCGCAGCCGCCACCGCTTGCCGAGGCCTGCCACCTCGCGCCAACCCGCGAGCGCCGCAGGACACCGCCGCCTACCGCCTAGATCCGCCGCCCGCGGAGGAAGGGGAGCCGGGAGAGGGAGTTCCCCCGCCGCCGCCATCTGCCACGCGGGTTTCACCCGGGGGCGTcatccggcggcggcgcgaggaggggagaaggagagggtgGCGGCGGCGCCTAGGGTTGGAGAGTCCCCGAGTCGGCCAGGGCGGGGGCGACGCGAGGGACGCGAGGGTTGAGATGTTGGTTGGGATGGGCCTAGTGTGCACCAAATTGCAGACTGATTGACTAAAGGATTGAGATCTAGAGAATGCAATCTGTCATGTGAGAAGATTTCTTTTTGAGACAATGCTGTGTGAGATATTTATCATCCCTCTTAAGGGTTAGTGTTGTATGTGTGGCCCATGTGGGCCAGGCCCATATAGCCATGTGGCTGGCTGACCTAGTGAGAAGATAGAAGGGGGTCATGTAGTGTGTGAGGAGAAACATGAGAGACACTGCCGACACTTCTACTGTTTCGCTTCTCCTCCAAATTCAACATTTTTTGAGAAAAAtaccatcatggctagctttagtTAAGATTTAAATAATGTTTACATTGTCAATGAGGATTGGTAAGAGAAATCTGGAAGGATTGTTCAACCATTCAGTTGGTGGATGAAACCTAGTCTGGTCCGCAAACACATGTGCTGCTTGACGATGATAATGAGGGATCCTTGCCCCCCCCTCAAACCCATAGTATCTCCAGGGGGTCAGGGTAGGCCGAAGAGCCGGAGCAACCATTGGCGTCGGTGATTTTTGTTGTTACTGGCGTCGGTGATTTTTCGCTGCAATTGGCGTGGTTTTTTTGCTTGGAACGGTGACGAGGCAAGCGGGCGAGGACGGCCGGCGAGCTGGCTGGTGTTTGGGAGGCGAGTGGCTACAATCACGCCAACTGGACGTGCGCGGTGCAGCCGGCTATCACTGCACTTTAACTGTAGTGCAAGCATACTAGGATGTGATGgagttttgtttttcttgttttgagACACGGAGAGCTGTGGGACTCGGCCAGCATGCAGTGCACGTCCCCAAGAAGTTAGGACAAGACAAGGAAAAGCCAGTGCACTAGGAGAGAGGCACGCGGCGGATGAACAAGTGTATAGATACGAGTACCCTTATCATCGAGTAAACTAATGGCGGGAGACTCGGCCGGCTTGCGATAGTGTTGAGCCAATCGATAATTTTACTGTGAGTGATGTGCTTGCAGCCTTGCACCCGCCTTGTCCTTGTGGACATAGCATAGCTTGCAGAGATTCATACATTTGTAACTAGGAGAAATTTCTAGTTGAGTACAGTCAAACGGCATCCAGTCAAGCGAGCTCTTTTTTTTTAATTGAAAAAGGGAGAGTATATAAAGTCCCATGCATTGGCTGGCTGGTTCATCAGCGAAGGAAAGAAACCGAGGCAGCTACGAGGAGGTGATCGATGAGCAAGGTGGAGATGGGTGACGAGGAACAAGGACAAGATGTTCTTGCGGTAGATGATCCGGAGAAGAAGTCGTCGGCTGCGAGCGGCAGGCTGCAGCtgtcgccgtcgtcgttgaggGAGGCGCTCTCCTGCACCTCCTCCTTGTCCCTGAGAGAGCAGCAGTACGACGAAGAGGGGGAGCTGAAATGGGCGGCCATCGAGCGGCTGCCCACCTGGGACAGGCTCCACACCTCGCTCCCGCTCCATGCCAACGAAAATGGCAATGCCAACGGCAATGGCGTTCGTCCGCTGGAGCCGGTGGACGTGCGCCGGCTGGGGGCGGCGGACCGGCGGGAGCTGGTGCACACCCTCATCGCCGACATCCACGAGGACAACCTCCGCCTGCTCCGGTACCAGCGCCGCAGGATGGACAGGGTCGGCGTGCGGCAGCCCACGGTGGAGGTGCGGTGGCGGAACCTCCGCGTCGACGCCGAGTGCCAGGTCGTCGATGGCAAGCCGCTCCCCACGCTCCTCAACTCCGCCATCTCCACGTTCTCGGTACGTAATTCATTCGTTCATCTCGCCGCTCTGTTCTTCTCTTCTGTACTAGTATTAGTCGATCGACTCGCCACCTGTTCGCTCAAATGCCACGGTTGCCATCTGCAGCTGCTCACCACCATGCTCGGCTTCAACCGTCACCAAGAAAGGATCCACATCCTCAAAGATGTCACCGGCATCCTCAAACCTTCCAGGTGAGCTTCCTCCTGCTATTTGTCCATGTACTTGCTGATCAAcatccctctttccttcctccctcaTCATCAGTATTTGTCCAATCTGTGTGTACATTCTAATGCAGGATGACCCTTCTCCTTGGACCCCCGGGCTGTGGCAAAACCACCCTTTTGCTAGCACTTGCTGGAAAGCTCAACAAAAATCTCAAGGTATCCCCACTCTTTTCCATCGACACATGTACTTGGTCATTCAAATAATGGGCATGCACTCCACAGTGTAGGTCTGAAATTGCACGCAGAAAACAGAGATTTCAGTACTTCCTTTACTCACATAGTATGCATGTGTGGGTGCGTAGGTAACAGGAGAAATTGACTACAATGGTGTCAAGCTGCAAGATTTTGTTCCAGAGAAGACAGCAGCTTACATTGGCCAGTATGATCTTCATGTCCCTGAGATGACTGTCAGGGAGACGCTCGACTTCTCTGCAAGATTCCAGGGTGTTGGCAGCAGAGCAGGTATTTTCTTTTTCCTGGGACCTGTTTTTTTTGGAAAGGAAGTTGAAACCACCCGGCCTCTTCATCAATAAGATGCACACAACAATTTCTGGGACCTTGTTACTCAAGATTTTTTAGGGACATCAAGCAACTAACTAATCTAAGCAAATGCCCCATAGTCAGAAAGACCTTGATTTTAGGAAATATTAATTACCCATTCTATCTACTAAACTGAGTGCTCTCAATTTCTTGTACAAAATAGAAATCATGAAGGAAGTCATTAGAAGGGAGAAAGAGGCTGGGATCACCCCTGACCCCAACATAGATACGTACATGAAGGTAAATACTGACCTATTTTGCTATAATGTTGTAACATTTCTGCGTGTGCCCATTGGAACCCTTTTCTCTGATAATATTGAATCAAACCTGAAAACACCATCTTTCTGTCAAGTGCCATAatattttttcagtgattcttgaaAAAGAACAAATAGTATCATGTGTGTACAGAACAGTTCACTTTAGCTGCAACATTTACTATTGCTGTGCACTTTCTTATAGGCAATATCTATGGAAGGTTTAGAAAGAAGCATGCAAACGGACTACATTATGAAGGTAAACAATGTTCAAAGAATAATTCACTGGTTCTAGCGCACAATGTTTTTCGTGTGCATAATCCATTCTTGCCTGACAGATAATGGGACTTGACATATGCGCCGATGTACTAATAGGAGATGCCATGAGAAGAGGTATTTCAGGCGGTGAGAAGAAAAGATTAACCACAGGTGAATTTACAATACATATGACATTTTCAGGATGGTTTTATTGTCTCAACTATAATCTTGTAAATGATATTTCTgcaagataaataaataaataaatttactATTCATTGACTAAAATTCCTTAATTGCATATTGGAAGGTATGCACTTTTTCTGGTGGTTAATTGATTTTGTCGATGCTTTCTGTACTTTATTATTACCATGAACTAATATGAAACTCGCCACAACAAAGTTAACAACGGGGGTATGATAAACCATAAATTTCTGTTGTCATGAAAGCACACAAACATGAACTAATCAACTTAGCATGATTCTTCTCTACTTTTTAGAATGTAGCTGTAATGTGTTATATTCAGTTCATGTAATCCCAACCTCAATTTTGGTCTATGTAGGATAAATAATATAAATTAATTCGATACTTGATGCTTATTTTTCTTCACTTGTAAAAATTCCTTACAAGCAGGAGAGATGATAGTAGGACCATCAAAAGCGCTCTTCATGGATGAAATATCAACTGGGCTGGACAGTTCTACCACCTTCCAAATTGTTTCTTGTCTCCAACAGCTAGCTCATATATCAGAGTCTACCATACTGGTCTCACTCCTTCAACCAGCACCAGAGACTTACCAActttttgatgatattatcttgatGGCTGAAGGACAAATCGTATACCATGGTCCTAAGAGCTGCATTATGAGTTTCTTTGAATCCTGTGGCTTCAAGTGCCCTGGAAGAAAAGGGGATGCTGACTTCCTTCAAGAGGTATTTAGCAAAATATAGTCATTTATATAGTCTGAATTGCTCATGTCAAAATAAGCATCAATAGCATCTAGGGAGTCATGTAAGCATGGTTAACCTTGTCATCTAACAAAGTGTACGATTTATACCTATAGTTTTGATGTGAATTCAATGAAAGCAAAAATGGTTAATATGAAGTAATTGGGTTTAGATTACGATAACCTGAGTTTGTCATGCTTATTTTACTCTTGCTTACACTCGAAGGTAGTCCACTCTTAACAACTTATGTATTACATAGGTCCTGTCAAAAAAAGATCAACAACAATACTGGAGCCGCACCGAAGAAGGATATAATTTTGTTACTGTTGATCAATTCTGTGATAAGTTCAAAGCATCTCAAAGTGGTCAGAATCTTGCTGGGGAGCTTTTGAAGCCGTATGACGAATCTAAAGGACATAATAATGCCCTGTCCTTCAGTATCTACTCATTATCCAGGTGGGATCTACTCAAGGCATGTTTTGCACGAGAGCTCCTTCTTATGAAAAGGAATGCCTTCATCTACATAGCAAAAACCATTCAGGTAAGGAAGTCGAAGCTATCTTGGAAAAAAAAGTGATTGATGCATGGGAATTTTGTGCCTAGTTTTACAGTGCTATTTAGAATGTCACATGCTAGGTGTTTTATGGGTGTAGATTCAGTTCTAGTCTGTAAATGCATAATCCTGAAATTACATGCATTATGCTCAGTATTAGTTACCGATTGAAATATAGCAAAATCTAGATCTTGTGTACACTGAGAACATTGAACACTTGGCCCTAAAGCAATGTGATGCAATAAAGTTCTTGTGCTACTATGGAGGTCTGCAGGTCTCAATAAAGCTTTCACACTAAAAGTTGAGATCTATGTTTACATCTACATTTGAGTCACTTTCATCTCTCCAGTGAACTGCAGCATTAATATATATAGTACCTCCTCCATTCCAAATAACTTGAAGTTCTAGGTTTATCCTAATCCAAACTTCTTTAAGTTTGATCAAGCCTAtataaaaatataccaacatcaacaATACCAAATTTGTTTCAGTAGATTCATCATAAAATATATTTCCATACCACATATATTTGATGTTGCACTGTGCAGGGGTAAGGCTTCACTCGTATAATCCTTCCCCATACCCCACCTGGTGTGGGAGCTAGATATTATCACATTTTTCTATAAACTTTATCAATATTGagaagtttgacttaggacaaagctagaacttcaaataatttggaacagagggagtagacaaTAAAGGTAAAGATTGATGCCGTATGTAGCTCTAGTTGTGCTCAAATGCGAAATATTGTAGGAATAGGGACTGTGTGCTTAACACAGAGTACATGGACTTGTAGCCATCTTGCAGTATTTTCTTCTGCACACTGAGAACATTGAACTCTTGGCCCATATAGAAGTCTACAACAGGAAGTTTCCCAGCATGTCAGCATCTTATTCTACATTCAGTTCCTACTCAGTGTGAAATTTCAGGACTTAAACATGCACACCATAAACTAACATATGTATTTCTGCGCTGCAGCTTGGATTACTTGCTGTAATTACTGGGACAGTATTTCTTCGCACACGTATGAGTGTTGACAGAATTCATGCTAACTATTATATGGGTTCACTCTTCTATGCGCTCCTGCTGCTGATGGTGAATGGATTCCCTGAGctggccatgacaattgacagtctgcCGGTCTTCTACAAACAGAGAGACGACTACTTCTATCCTGCATGGGCTTATGCAATACCATCTTTTATCCTAAAAATTCCAGTCTCTTTAGTTGAGTCAGTAGCTTGGACAACAATATCCTACTACCTGATTGGCTATACCCCGGAAGCATCCAGGTAAAGTTTACAATTCTGTTGTAGAAACTAATTACCAAGTGGGATGGGAGCACTAGTTGAACTACAACAATATTTTGATTGAGGAATTATCATCATTCACCCAACTCGAGTCATTTAGATGTGGAGTATAATCACCCAATGAAAAATAAAAGATTCTTGCCAGTGAAAATAGTCCAAAGTATAGCATTGTTTATAATGGTTTTGCTGTGATCTGGTGTATTGTAGTCGAACATAAAAATCCCTTATCTAACACTATATTAACTTTTCTTTTAGAATTTCTTTCCGTGAAAATAGTTTTTTCAGTTGCAATACTTGCTTTGTGGTAACatgcacgattcttgtgttcagatTTTTCTGTCagctcctcgtcctcttcctcatgCACACAGTAACATTATCAATGTTTCGATGTATCGCCTCATACTGTCAAACAATGGTGGCTGGTTCAGTCGGTGGTACGATGGCATTTCTAGCCACCCTTCTGTTTGGGGGTTTCATAATTCCTCGTTGTAAGACACTCCCTTATTTTCTTCCCacaaaaaaaaaagaatactcccattTCATATTGCTAACAACAGATGAGTCCTAATTTCTTGCAAAAGTAGGTCGTCCTCAATTATTAAGCAAGCATCACTAACATTTTCAGTGCCGTATTACTACAGCATTACTGCCTAATTGGCTAAAGTGGGGATTCTGGCTTTCTCCATTGTCGTATGGTGAAATAGGCTTAACTGGAAATGAGTTTTTGGCACAAAGATGGTTGGAGGTACACTTTGGCATACCAAGTATGAATTAAGTTTAGAAACATGTAATATCAAAAGATACTTTTTTTTTTATCTTGATAGATCAAGGTATCTGGTGTAGCACTCGGAAGGAGGATCCTAATGGATCAAGGGGTAGACTTCTCCAGCTATTTTTACTGGATCTCAATTGGAGCATTGCTTGGGTTTACTTTGATGTTCAATGTAGGCTTTGCCATAGGTTTGACCATTAAAAAGGGTAAGTGTGACATGTACGAAACTGCATTAAGCTAAACAacttaaatactactccctccaatccaaaataagtgtcgcagttttgaacttaGGTTGAACTAACCTTAGTTCAAAACTGTGACTTATTTTGGATCGAAGGGGGTATAATTTTCTAGTGTAACAGTGTCACATAAATTGTGAACTCAACAAGCATATgctagagaagtaaaaaaaacatgGGAAATGGAGCAAAAATAGTTTCGTTCAGAAGAACATACTGTTTGCTCTGGTTAGATATGCAACCTATTCTAATCTCCTATGAGCCTCTCAGTTCCAGGAACTTCTCAAGCTATTATCTCTCGCAATAAGCTTACCACATTTGATGGAGGAGACCAAGATAACAACACGGAAAATAGGATGCCTAAGTTACAAGCAGAGACTGCTTTGTCACCAAATAGGACCGGTTAGTTGAATTCTACACCACACAATACTGTCAATGGGATATATTTAGTTTGACTTCAATAATTAAATCTTGTGCAGGGAGGATGGTATTGCCTTTCACGCCCCTTATAATATCATTCCAGGATGTCAACTACTATGTAGACACCCCTGCGGTAATTCAAATATAGCTATAGCTAAAACATCTTTGAAAGCATGACCGGAGAGCTTAGAGCCATACCAAGGGCTGATCACTAATAACTAAGTATTTCTTCATTGCAGGAAATGAGGGGGCATGGTTACGTGGAAAAGAAACTACAGCTACTCCACAATATCACAGGAGCATTCCAGCCAGGGGTTCTCTCGGCACTCATGGGGGTTACTGGAGCAGGAAAAAcaacactccttgatgttctttctGGAAGGAAAACTGGTGGTGTTATTGAAGGGGATATAAGAATAGGAGGGTATCCTAAAATTCAGCAAACTTTTGCTAGGATATCAGGCTACTGTGAACAAACTGATGTCCATTCCCCACAGATCACAGTTAGTGAATCGGTTGCATATTCAGCCCGGTTGCGCCTTCCACCAGAAGTTGATTCAAAAGCAAGAAATGTGAGCTATATTTGTCTCTCTTGTTGAAAATACAATATGGTATCGGAGCCAAGAGGTCTCGAGTTAAAGACCCTGCTAACGCAAACCTATATGAAAAGAATAAAAGTGTAGTGTACAGG
It encodes:
- the LOC119301052 gene encoding ABC transporter G family member 41-like, with the protein product MDRVGVRQPTVEVRWRNLRVDAECQVVDGKPLPTLLNSLLTTMLGFNRHQERIHILKDVTGILKPSRMTLLLGPPGCGKTTLLLALAGKLNKNLKVTGEIDYNGVKLQDFVPEKTAAYIGQYDLHVPEMTVRETLDFSARFQGVGSRAEIMKEVIRREKEAGITPDPNIDTYMKAISMEGLERSMQTDYIMKIMGLDICADVLIGDAMRRGISGGEKKRLTTGEMIVGPSKALFMDEISTGLDSSTTFQIVSCLQQLAHISESTILVSLLQPAPETYQLFDDIILMAEGQIVYHGPKSCIMSFFESCGFKCPGRKGDADFLQEVLSKKDQQQYWSRTEEGYNFVTVDQFCDKFKASQSGQNLAGELLKPYDESKGHNNALSFSIYSLSRWDLLKACFARELLLMKRNAFIYIAKTIQLGLLAVITGTVFLRTRMSVDRIHANYYMGSLFYALLLLMVNGFPELAMTIDSLPVFYKQRDDYFYPAWAYAIPSFILKIPVSLVESVAWTTISYYLIGYTPEASRFFCQLLVLFLMHTVTLSMFRCIASYCQTMVAGSVGGTMAFLATLLFGGFIIPRSLLPNWLKWGFWLSPLSYGEIGLTGNEFLAQRWLEIKVSGVALGRRILMDQGVDFSSYFYWISIGALLGFTLMFNVGFAIGLTIKKVPGTSQAIISRNKLTTFDGGDQDNNTENRMPKLQAETALSPNRTGRMVLPFTPLIISFQDVNYYVDTPAEMRGHGYVEKKLQLLHNITGAFQPGVLSALMGVTGAGKTTLLDVLSGRKTGGVIEGDIRIGGYPKIQQTFARISGYCEQTDVHSPQITVSESVAYSARLRLPPEVDSKARNEFVKEVLEIIELDEIRDSLVGIPGVNGLSTEQRKRLTIAVELVSNPSIIFMDEPTSGLDARAAAIVMRAVKNVADTGRTVVCTIHQPSIDIFEAFDELMLMKRGGELIYAGPVGHHSCEVIKYFQAIPGVARIKENYNPSTWMLEVTSTSMELQLGVDFAQMYRESSMCKDKDMLVKRLSMPVPGTSDLHFPTQFPQKFWEQFKACLWKQCLSYWRTPSYNLVRIVSLAVACIFFGVLFWQQGNINHINDQQGLFTILGCMYGFILFSGVNNCQSVMPFVSVERSVVYRERFAGMYSPWAYSFAQVAMEIPYVLVQVVLFMLIAYPMIGYEWTAAKFFWFMYTMLCTLLYFVYLGMLMVSLTPNIQVASILASMFYTLQNLMSGFIVPAPQIPKWWIWLYYISPMSWTLNVFFTTQFGDHNDRMIVVFGETKSVAAFMTDYFGFRRDLLPLGAVVLAAFPVLFAGLFGYNISKLNFQRR